One part of the Microbulbifer sp. THAF38 genome encodes these proteins:
- a CDS encoding TolC family outer membrane protein, with amino-acid sequence MKRSNRKEPRGRQLRPLKKLIAATLLGFGAMQAQADTLWDIYMQALDNDPQLAADRAAYHAGVEAKNQLRAPLLPQVNAQIRAARVHENNQFASAEPVDEEEFPDVDLDLIDFLQRDSGTFNERTYNASLSQAIFDAPAWFGYQQGKKLTKLATAEYSANQQDMMIRVATAYFDVLRAYDVLEAAVSEEKALAKQLEQTQQRFEVGLTAITDVYDSQAAYDSSVARRLTAQDNLLSNFDALSVLTGGNHDEVAPLVESFQVAPPVPADRADWVDFALANNFTLKAARLNAEAARYNARSAASEHLPTLTGSLSYNKFTSNGEQRSKFIFDPPFEEQNRSTTFSRDQDFRDSAAAITLNIPIYTGGLLSANRREARNLSFQAQDLRNLTERNTIQTTRTLHRAVVTDVSRVSARQQAVVSAKSALEATQAGYEVGTRNIVDVLLAQRTLFQAETDYANALYDYILNTLNLKQVSGLLSPKDLQELDAMLNPALHVSRVAEAGAAAPSK; translated from the coding sequence ATGAAAAGAAGTAACCGCAAAGAGCCGCGAGGCCGCCAGTTGCGTCCACTGAAGAAACTAATCGCCGCAACCCTGCTGGGCTTCGGCGCCATGCAGGCCCAGGCCGACACCCTGTGGGATATTTATATGCAGGCGTTGGATAACGACCCCCAGTTAGCCGCAGATCGCGCCGCCTATCACGCTGGAGTTGAGGCCAAAAACCAGCTGCGCGCTCCCCTGTTGCCGCAGGTGAATGCTCAAATCCGGGCGGCCAGGGTTCACGAGAACAATCAATTTGCAAGCGCTGAACCTGTTGATGAAGAAGAGTTTCCCGATGTTGACCTTGATCTGATCGATTTTCTTCAACGAGATTCGGGTACTTTTAACGAAAGGACATACAATGCGAGTCTGAGCCAGGCAATATTTGATGCCCCTGCCTGGTTTGGCTATCAGCAAGGCAAAAAACTAACCAAGCTGGCCACGGCAGAGTATAGCGCCAACCAGCAGGATATGATGATTCGTGTTGCCACCGCCTACTTTGATGTGTTGCGGGCTTACGATGTGCTGGAAGCGGCCGTCTCTGAAGAAAAAGCGCTGGCCAAGCAGCTGGAGCAGACCCAGCAGCGCTTCGAAGTGGGGCTGACGGCAATTACCGACGTCTACGACTCCCAGGCTGCCTACGACAGCTCCGTAGCGCGACGCCTTACCGCTCAGGACAACCTGCTCAGCAACTTCGATGCCCTATCTGTGCTTACCGGCGGCAACCATGATGAAGTTGCGCCGCTAGTGGAAAGCTTCCAGGTAGCACCGCCGGTGCCTGCAGACCGCGCCGACTGGGTCGATTTCGCGCTGGCCAATAACTTCACATTAAAAGCCGCGCGGCTCAATGCCGAGGCAGCCCGCTATAACGCCCGCTCTGCCGCCAGTGAGCACCTGCCCACACTGACAGGTTCTCTCTCATACAATAAATTCACCTCGAATGGCGAACAAAGGTCCAAGTTTATATTCGACCCACCTTTCGAGGAGCAAAATCGATCGACAACCTTCTCACGGGACCAGGACTTCCGGGATTCTGCTGCTGCAATAACCTTGAATATCCCCATCTACACCGGCGGTCTGCTCAGTGCTAATCGCCGTGAGGCTCGCAACCTATCCTTCCAGGCCCAAGATCTGCGCAACCTGACCGAGCGCAATACTATCCAGACCACCCGTACCCTGCACCGCGCGGTAGTCACCGATGTCTCCCGCGTATCGGCTCGGCAACAGGCAGTGGTTTCCGCCAAGAGCGCCCTGGAAGCAACCCAGGCGGGCTACGAAGTGGGCACGCGTAATATCGTCGATGTACTACTGGCCCAACGCACCCTCTTCCAGGCGGAAACGGATTATGCCAATGCCCTGTACGACTACATTCTAAATACTCTCAATCTCAAGCAAGTATCTGGACTGCTGTCACCCAAAGACTTGCAGGAGTTGGACGCTATGCTGAACCCGGCACTGCATGTATCCCGCGTTGCCGAGGCCGGCGCCGCCGCTCCCTCCAAGTAA
- a CDS encoding paraquat-inducible protein A: protein MNQLRNTKPIPWQRACHECDLLLTGGLAPPGQKLVCPRCRCTLHRNSNHSVYYTIALSLTGLLLFIPSASLPLLTFSLFSFGADNTLLNGVNSLYKAGFIWLASLVLFCSVLAPLGKFLLLLFICCGSTWKFLDRAVAFSVRWYQHIKEWGMLDVYMLGILVALIKLRDLGKMDVEPGLYCFGAMMLVANLSSLSFDQNAIWQRLALRRDLRRAAL from the coding sequence ATGAATCAGCTGCGCAACACTAAGCCGATACCCTGGCAGCGTGCCTGTCATGAATGTGATCTGCTATTGACCGGCGGTTTGGCACCGCCAGGCCAAAAACTGGTTTGTCCTCGATGCCGTTGCACTCTGCACCGCAACAGCAATCACAGCGTTTATTACACTATTGCCCTGAGCCTGACTGGGCTATTGCTATTTATTCCCTCGGCCAGTCTGCCGTTACTCACGTTCTCACTTTTCTCTTTTGGTGCCGATAATACCCTATTGAACGGCGTAAACTCCCTGTACAAAGCGGGTTTTATCTGGCTGGCATCTCTGGTGCTGTTTTGCAGTGTATTGGCACCCTTGGGAAAGTTCCTACTGCTGTTGTTTATCTGCTGCGGCAGTACCTGGAAGTTCCTGGATCGGGCGGTTGCTTTTTCGGTGCGCTGGTACCAGCACATCAAGGAGTGGGGCATGTTGGATGTCTACATGCTGGGCATCCTGGTGGCGCTGATCAAATTGAGGGACCTGGGAAAAATGGATGTGGAACCGGGGCTCTATTGCTTTGGTGCCATGATGTTGGTGGCCAACCTCTCCTCCCTCAGCTTCGATCAAAATGCTATTTGGCAACGCTTGGCACTGCGGCGTGACTTGCGCAGGGCTGCGCTATGA
- a CDS encoding paraquat-inducible protein A, producing MSAPQKALKKGMTSCLSCHQLIILPARGGRCRCPRCGASVYGRIDGSLMLTWALTITGALLLLPANILPIMSVIYLGAGEPSTIISGVMQLYNSGMWGIALIVFVASIAVPVMKLLGLILLLVQIQLRLHFVPTQAMKIYRVVSGIGRWSLLDLFMISILAALVDMGFIAQVAAGPGSTAFASVVVVTMLAARSFDPRLIWDAHDGDLYATAVEPETAHRSAAENG from the coding sequence ATGAGTGCTCCGCAGAAAGCGCTCAAAAAGGGAATGACCAGCTGCCTGAGCTGTCATCAGCTGATTATTTTACCGGCCCGGGGAGGGCGCTGCCGCTGCCCTCGCTGTGGTGCGAGTGTCTATGGACGCATTGATGGCAGTTTGATGCTTACCTGGGCGCTGACAATCACCGGTGCTCTGTTGTTACTGCCAGCAAATATCCTGCCGATTATGAGTGTTATTTACCTCGGTGCCGGTGAACCCAGCACAATTATCAGCGGTGTGATGCAACTCTATAACAGCGGTATGTGGGGGATTGCCCTAATTGTTTTTGTGGCCAGTATTGCCGTACCGGTAATGAAGCTGCTGGGGTTGATATTGCTATTAGTGCAGATTCAGCTGCGATTGCATTTTGTGCCGACCCAGGCGATGAAAATTTATCGGGTGGTTTCCGGAATCGGGCGCTGGTCGCTATTGGATCTATTTATGATCTCGATTCTTGCGGCCCTGGTGGATATGGGGTTTATCGCACAGGTAGCAGCCGGCCCTGGTAGCACCGCTTTTGCCTCGGTGGTGGTGGTTACCATGCTGGCGGCGCGCTCTTTCGACCCGCGCTTGATCTGGGATGCACACGATGGAGATCTGTATGCAACTGCGGTAGAGCCGGAAACGGCTCACAGGAGTGCGGCAGAAAATGGCTGA